Part of the Sorghum bicolor cultivar BTx623 unplaced genomic scaffold, Sorghum_bicolor_NCBIv3 super_455, whole genome shotgun sequence genome is shown below.
GTAGGCATGAAACAGATACCTAGTATTTTCCTTACTACAAACGGTCTGTGGCCTAGACGCGTCTATGGTAAGAAACATACTACAGACGCAATGACAAAATAAGACTCTGTAGTGTGCTCCTCACTACAGATGCATAATAACAACATCTGTCTTAGCGTAACAACATCTGTCTTAGCATAACAACATCTGTCTTAGCATCACAACTACAGACGCATGTACTATACACACATCGCTACTATGCTCTTTTTAGACAGATGTGATTACCGCTGGCGTCTGTAGTAGTAACCTACCTTGAGACGTATGTAGAGCACGAGCTTTTGTACAATGTTCACTAAAACGGGCACGCTTCAAGAACGTGTTTGTAGTGGTATCTATACTACAGACCCGTTTATAGTACACGCGTTTGAGTGTCGTTTGAGTGTTGTCGTTAACACTGACGCTTGTTCTATTTTAATCATAGTCACATGTGGTTATACACGTCTCTAGAGGAATTCTTAATACCGTCACTTGTTTTGGGCAACTGTAATAAACATTATTAGAGACGTCGTATTACTGACGTGTGCTAGCACGTCTGTGATGCAGCTGAACGCTCGTCTATGAAGTGCTTTTTTAACATAGTGTGTGTCTCATTTAAACATCTCTAATAATTGTTACTATTATGAGTGACACGTCTAGTTGGGACGAGGGACTGATAAGTTGTCATTAGTGATGTGTTTTGTTTCTTAGCCATGGACGACACAGTGACACGTTCTATTTACCCAGGACACTAATATAACATTAGTGATGCATTTCAGTTCTTTCTCACTGATGAAGATATCTCTTTTGTGCTGTTTTGGTATAGTGTGCGGATACAAGCGTCGACACATTTATACAATTAGTATGACATCATTGAAATAAATGATTTAAAAAACAtaactaatttatttatttacttcaACTTCGGCTGTACATTATTTTTTTACAAATTAATTTGGAGATCCGATAGGACTACAGTGATATATAATTCCATACACATCTGCTAACCAATGCAATCTGAGAATCTAATAACTTATATAACTGTACTGTGTGTTGTACTATATGTGTTCTCTAACGTCTCACTGTCACTATATTCGACTTGCAGTCACCCATGTATAACAAGGACATATGCACATATGTTCGCTTGGTGGTCCGCAGCGCAGATACACCCCTACCTGCAGTACCAAAAAGATATAGATATATTAGGGATCAATTTCGCGTGGCAACAGTTTCTAAAGAGACACTAGATAGATGGAGATGAACAATATTCTTGATGTACAAATTGGATTACGTACTTCTTTCCATTCGTTTGTCTCTGCATCCCATTCTTTTTGGTCGGTTTCACTGAATGTACCATCCCAGTAGCCTTTTCATCTGCATGTATTTACGAACCGAAAACAGACAAACAAAATTATAATATGCCAAGGATCGAATAAATAGTTGTTTGATACATGCATATAGCTTGGGGGCTAAATATTTGCCCAAACTAGCTGTGGTTGgtctgataacttgaatacttatTAGCTTAGAAATAGCCCTATTTTGATGCATTAAAGCGTTGTCTTGTTCGTTTGGATGATAAGTcaaaaaatactgctgaatgactgacagattcgCTCTGTGTTTAGCAACACACGCACGTCGAGTAGGAGTTCCTCGTTCCCCTAATCTTGTCGATAAATATTATTATGTTCACGTTTAATTTGTGGTCCTTAATTAATTTGGCTGTGGCCTATTATGTTATTGTTTTTGCTGCTGCTTATGTTTCGGCGGGAGCTAGAAGATACATTCGTGGGGTCTGGACGTCAGTCCGGTGCCTCTTTCTAACAATTTTGAGGGCAATTGGAAACTGGCAGATGGGCAAGCTTTGTGGACCTGAAGGTATCATTCAACTATTAAGAATGATGCAACTTGCGAGCACTTGGACCAGGAATTTAATGTTTAGGAAATAATcagctactccctccgtccctgaaaccTCCTATTTATTAGCAAAATTCAGACAGATTAGTGGAGCTGCTAAAAGACTATACTACCCCTCATTAAACGCACATGAATCATTGATTTTCTGCTTGGGGCCATGCGCTGTTAACCTGCTTCGGGCTACGTGCTGGCAGTCATTTACTGCTCATCCATGACGGCCAACGCGGCCGTGGAATCCCCACATGCTTGGGTCCCGCCGAGTCCGGGAGCTCGGAGCCAGAATCCCGTCGCTCCCACTGCCAGGAGACTGGATCCCGCCGCCACCAACGCCCGGAGCCCGAATCTCGCCGCCGCCAACGCCCGGAGCTCGGATCCTGCCGGCGCCACCACTGCCCTGATCTCCTTGCTCCATTCTGCCACGGCCATCTGCTACGCGAGGGGCCATTAAAAGGACCTCGCGCCATCAACACACTCCTGGGGATTGGGGATTTTGGGTGCTGCTGCCGATCTCGTGGATTGGAGTTTGGGGGCGGCATGGTGCTGAAGACGGAGAAGAGAAGTTCTGGGAAGAGGAGGTGCGGTCAAAGTGAGAGACGGGAGGGAGATGTGTGGTCCAGGTGAGGCACGGCGTAATAATTAGATGGGGAACACGAGGAGATATTAATCCGGGTGATGGACCAAGTACTCTATGAATTCATTTTTTAGTGGACAAATTTTGGTTCTAGGAATAgcagctttcagggacggagggagtaatctCTAAGTCCAATCTTAATGTCAGttttacaaagaatgtttcatcTGCATTTAATAGACAGCCACATGATAACGTCTTTAAGAAGGAAGAAAAAAGTAAGTTTTGGTATGATTACCGACTCTTTGCAAGTCATGAAATTAGATGTCTATTAAACTATGGAATAAAAATTTTCATTTAATAGTTCTGGAAATAACGTCATGAAAATCATCACTGCAATGCCTAAGGGCTTGTTTGATTACATACTATTTGCCTCAACCCACGTGTGTATAACTAGTAGGGTCCGGCTGATTCTATTTACGGAAAAAAGAGAAGTAGATTGATATGGAAATTAGTTCATATTTCATATCAAGCCACCTCAATACAAATGAATTGATGTGAATACATTGTAGTCAaacaaaatcttaaaaagtagaAATGGAGAGATGAATAAATGAGCTGGATAGGTGGGACTTGTAACAAAGATACAAAAGGAATGGAGAGACAAAACGGGGCtttcatgcatatatatatatatatatatatatatatatatatatatatgctccaTGCATGAAGCCATACTGTGTAGTTCGGGACAAATTCTCACCTAATCAGATGTGATCTTATGATTTCCACATCATAAGTTGCTAAGTGGTTCTTGCAATCTTTTCAGGGACAAATAACTGAACAATTATTTCCTGCTGACAACGTCTTTGCATGATTCACCACGATTGTAATAAATTTGTCCACCTCATCAGCATAGGCTTGTGAGTACCTTGGCAAACCATACATCCAAGTAGCCCTATTCTCCATCtttacataaataaaaaaaattaattagttgagaataattattagcaacaattaataagtaataattattatctaccattattagcaacaattagtaGCTATCATTATTAACAATAATTTTGTTACAAACGATTATTAGTCATAATTAAtagtaccaattattatctaccattattagcaacaattaataagtaacaattattatctaccattattagcaacaattattagctatcattattagtaataattgtgttagaaatgattattagacataattaatattaccaattattatctaccattattagaaacaattaatattaacaacaactattagtttaccaataactattcatgccaaccacattccaaatttatgaaacaaaaacaaaaaaaggaaaccCTAGATCTAGAATGTCTTTTTTCTCCATACAAAAAACTACAATTAATCTCCATTAAAATCAAGCTATATCACATAAATGATGGTGCAAGGTGGTGTCTCTACCTATTCTACACaaaaagcatcatagataagCTCTAATTTGGTCAACATAAAGCTCAAGAtccatggaagagagagaaaaccaaAATGTAAATTGCTCACTAACCAACCAATAAAACTTGGATTAGAGGGTGGGAATAGCAGTTTCTTACCTTAAACAAGCTCCCCACCAAAGGATTTAAGTTCAAAACCTCCCCGCCTTACTAGAGTGATTTTAGGGAGGTGCTCAAGGCCTCCCAAGCCTTTTTTTACGAGTGGAAGTGAGTGGCTCGGAGAGGAAGAAGAGTGGGCTGGCCACTTATGCTACAGACCACTGTAGGGGCGGCTCGtaacaccagccgcccttacagtgaacactgtaagggcggttggcTTTCTGGTTCCCGGCCTATCCACTGTAAGAGCGGTTCAAATGTTAGCCGCCCCTACAGTGAGGGGGGCGCTCTCTTAGTAAAATTTTCACGTAGTGTACGTGCATGTTAGTTGAGCTCTCGTGGTACTGTTATTTTGCTACCTTAACTTGTACAGGTGAAGGTTATAACTGTGAAGGCTATAACATGAAATGTTTTAATATGTTCTGCTTAGACGTAGGGGTACTTACCAGCAGAGGATGCAAATTGTTCATGATCAGAATCATTCTCCACAGGCGACACCTTCTTCTTTGGTCCCTTCAGGGGCgcccaattttttacaatttggccctttttttgaaaaaagttcACAATTGGACCCCTGGAAAACTTAAATGCAGAAATGGACCCAAGGGGTCGGCGCCATGCATCATGGCGCCGAGGTTTCACGTCTCGGcgccatggatcacggcgccgaggtcCTGGACTGCCTTCTCACGTGGATCTGACGTGGCAgggagctcggcgccacagatcacggcgccgagcttCCTGCTACAAACCAGCCGACGCACTTCGCTACCCGTGGACACCGTTCATATTTTCATCTCCCCTCTCGGCTCTTTCTCTCCAAAAACCGAGCACGAATTTGGATTCAATATTTGGACCATCAAAAGTTTGATTTGTTCCATAGATTTTGAAGAGCCAGGTATACTCTTTCACATATTAGTTTTTGACTCATTGATTTGACCTATATTACACGTATGTTGTAGACTTAGATAAACCATTTATAGTTTTTTGAATGGATgattaatatttttcttatgcAATCGTAGAATGCCACGTCGTGGAAAAAGTAGCAAACCAAGGTAACCTTTCGACATGTTTCGATAAATTTCATTCGTTATTATTTATCATTTGGTAAATTGTAGTTTTCGGTTCAATCGTTATTTGCTATGACTTCTTAGAATTGAATTATTTGAACTGTAGCTATGGCCGGACGACCGGTAGTCCGTACATCCACAAGCCGCTTCCTAGCGGTGTTCCAGTACCTATGTGCTTTTTTGGTGATCCTTGCAAGGTAGAAATTTCGGAAGACGAGGAAACCTATCGGCAGAGGTATTGGATGTGTTCAAATTTTGCCTGGGAGCCTACGCCCAAACAACGCCGCAGTAACTTTATTGTAAGTTATTTTTTCTATTGTGCACTTATTTATTTGTGTCCTACGAAGCATGatttaaatttttgaataaatataTTTGTTGCAGACCCCTCCACCATTGTGTGATTTTGAGCAGTGGATCGACACTGAGGTTAAGGAGTCCGACAAGCGGCTTCTACAAGGCCTAAAGGAGTGGGATGCAGAGCGTGCAGAGATATTAGAGAAGAGACGTAGAGAGGAGGCTCAAAAGAGGGAGcacaaggaagaggaggaaagaAGACGTGTTGCTGCGGCTCGGGAGGAGAGGGAAAAGAAGCTTGAGCGTGTGCGCCGAGCGAAGGCAGCTATTGATGAGAATCCAGATGCCCAGAGGAAGGGAAAGTGGCCTCGTTGCACTCAGTAGTTACATTACCTTCTTGTTCTTTGTTTGGTTCATGGACAATATTGTTTTGTGTTGGACTTTTCAATTTGTTGTTATGTAATGcactttagcaattttaatttggtttcattattagtagacaatatttttatttgagtaTTGCATAGGCAATGAAATGAGGATAATTAGTTGAAATAGAAGTTAACGAACTAGTATATTGCATAACTAGTAGCACACATCACATTGAATGGCATGTCAAAACATGCACCAAACAAGGGTGCAGAGGTCCGAGACTAAACCTAACATGCCTTAGGTAATTCAAGCAATTAACAAGCACAGGGAATGGCATGTGAGAACATATACCACACAAAGGTACATAGTTCTTTCGACTAACCCTAACATGCCTTAGGTGATTAAACCAAACAACAAACATATGGATGTGGCCTGTGAATTAGTTCAGTTCTACCTAGTAGTGTGGCCACATAGCAAACTGTGTTGCCCCTTCTCCATAGTATCCTCCCGTTGTtggtggtgggggtgggggtggtGGTGAAGGAGGGCCCTTGTTCTTGTGATTAGGGCATGTGCAGTATGGATCATTGCATATTGTGTTTTGGGAGCCAGTAGCATTGCTGTTGTCGTCCTCTTCGTCGTCcttgtaaccacagctaacttcCGTTTCTAAATCAAAGATACGGTCCTGCAGGTAGTAGATGTACTCTGCATGGGGATGAATAGGTCTAGGATCGACCCATCTGGTGAAGCCACAGTTCTCTTTTGACAAGGATGACTGCAATAAGTATGTAGCTTTAGCACAAGAGAGTATCTTATTGAAGGTTGAATTAGTAATATGACTTACCCATGATCGTGGACATTTGAAGAAACGACGCCCTCCATCTATCCCCTCTGTGTACATCTGCACCAAACAATCCTCACCATGCATACATTTTGGCCACTCTTCTTTTCGGTCATCATATGCCCTCAGTGGTGCCTCTTTAGTAAAATCATGTTTGCTCTCAAGGGGGAACCTATCATAAATTGCTTCCTCAAAGTCTTTAGGACCAAGAGGACCCTCCCAAAGAAAGGGATTACCCTTCATCACCGCCTTTCCCTTTCCCTTCCCTCTAGATGACCCTCCAGACATTTTTACTTGAACTGAACAATCTCAAGTGAGTAGCAACGCTCTCACCACTGCGTATATATATAGGAACCCAATAGTTGGTAGCTGTTGTAGTATATAATAAATGCACCTGAAAAGCCTAGATTCTATTACTGAAAAGCCTagttgaaaactgaaaagtctaTTTGGATTGTCATCTGAAAAGGCTAGATTCGTTCACTGTTTCGGATGTGATGATTCAATGAAAAGCCATATTGGTTCACTGTTTCTGAAAAGCCTACACTGCGAAAACCAATAGGAATGGACCACAGAATATGTGCACTACATTGAATAATTCATGGAAAAAATTTGCAAGAGTTTCCCCTATTTATGGTACATCCACAGTTATAAATAGACATCACAGTACAATACAAACATTGATTCATCCAAATATCACAACACAAGCACATACGCCATCAGGAATGATAGTTCAGATAGTCCACAGAGACCATACAGTCCCATATAGTACAAATAGTCCACAAAGTTCACAGTGTCGATACATGCAAAATAACAGAAGTTATGCCATCAATTCTAAGCTGCTACCATGGTGTTAGCACAGAAGTCATCCTCATTGCCTCCTAGTCTTACCCTTACCCTTGTGGCCAAGAGCATCGGTGCCTGGAGTGTACCTACAAGGCGAACGACGTCGCCTTCTTGCAACCTGCGTAGGCTGAGTAGAAGGAGCATCAGGAAGCTGAGATAACCCAAGCTCGTCATAGTCACGCTCCTCGGCCACCCCCTCTtcgtcctcatcatcatcgcttTGAAAAGTGTCCATAGTTGGCCGAGACGAGCTATGTCCTCCAGATCCTATAAACATTGTTCAAATTATGTGTGCACTTAATTCAATATCTCATACCATGAAAATTGCTCAGttcaaataaacaacaaattTAATAAAATTATACCTCCCAAAGAAGATGTACCATGCACAACAGGTGTGTTGCATTGTCGTTCCTGTGGCACATGCACATTCATCGCAGCACTAGTACCGCAACCGCACCGAGCTGCAGCACGCCTAAGCCTACGTGCTAGTCTCTATTATGCAAAGATTAAAATTCATATTGTTAGATATATGATAAATGAGGGTCGTAATACTTGTTCTTAGATAAATTCGATGTCAAGTACTTACTCCAAGAAAGTTGTTTAGTGTGTGCTCGTCCACACCTGTTCTTGGAAACCGTTCGATGTCAAGTACAGATTGCTTTATTGCGTTGCCCTATAAGATAAGACATGTAATAGTTTATATAGGTGCAATTTATAAAGTGGAAAGGACAACAATCGTACAATTGTATAGTGGAAAGGACATGTACCACTCGGTCCAAGACAGGTGCTGCCTCGATAAGTGTCCCTTGTCGTGCTGCTAGGTCATAGGAAGTGTCCTCATCCTCAGATGATTCAAGGTACGCATAATCTGCTTGGGTCCACTGAATTTTCAACcttgttcgtgtaacacctaggTACCAAGTAAGGTATGCACGAAAATTGTAGTTGGTATGTGGTTCCTCATTTTCGTAGAGGTTGTCATGAAAC
Proteins encoded:
- the LOC110431548 gene encoding leucine-rich repeat-containing protein 59-like, with protein sequence MCFFGDPCKVEISEDEETYRQRYWMCSNFAWEPTPKQRRSNFITPPPLCDFEQWIDTEVKESDKRLLQGLKEWDAERAEILEKRRREEAQKREHKEEEERRRVAAAREEREKKLERVRRAKAAIDENPDAQRKGKWPRCTQ